In Ruminococcaceae bacterium R-25, one genomic interval encodes:
- a CDS encoding magnesium chelatase family protein: MPAKPNVVHIYSCFTSGSDSTVSLIEVSISPGIPTFSVIGLCDSSIRESQGRIRSAFKSAGFNMPKGHITVGISPAYMRKAGTGFDLPMAMGILFCSGQLYLPPNSKIYAEGELTLGGDIIGTPGACIRLKTVRDMDFDYRIIPVSESSGAGLARFSGQAITRLTDLNSLFDGNNYKEAEFTYDCPLTSDEYIDISNLKGQEKTKRALLISAAGFHNLLLLGSPGCGKTLAGKMLAGIMPKLSPEELSDVYSMTELVEGENAKISLERPVRMIGPNITVGKLLGSSVSLTPGELALANHGILFADELPLYNSEVIDFLRKPLEERKVHLMKKGNLYSFDTNFIFLGTGNPCKCGLYYEKGDKCRCNPNEISRYMSKMSGPFLERIDLFSEMRSISGKDMACIYTGDKEGESLKYREIVQRCWDLAHKRYGAGLLNGTFPDGDIRDVLRIPEKSVKYASEVSDKGFFTARGFTRVLRVARTIADIKEAPDVTVEDIAEAVQYRRRDF, from the coding sequence ATGCCAGCTAAACCTAATGTTGTACATATATATTCATGCTTTACGTCGGGCTCTGATTCGACCGTTTCTTTGATCGAAGTATCGATATCACCGGGCATACCGACATTCTCGGTAATAGGGCTTTGCGATTCTTCGATAAGGGAGTCTCAAGGCCGGATCAGGTCAGCTTTTAAGTCGGCGGGTTTCAATATGCCCAAAGGACACATTACGGTCGGTATAAGTCCTGCTTATATGAGGAAAGCGGGAACTGGTTTTGATCTTCCTATGGCGATGGGAATACTTTTTTGCTCAGGCCAGCTGTATCTTCCGCCAAACAGCAAAATCTACGCAGAAGGCGAGCTGACATTAGGCGGAGACATTATTGGAACACCGGGTGCATGTATCAGGCTTAAGACTGTACGTGATATGGATTTCGATTACAGGATCATTCCAGTGAGCGAATCTTCAGGTGCGGGCCTAGCCAGGTTTTCGGGACAGGCAATAACAAGACTTACTGATCTGAACAGCCTTTTTGACGGAAACAACTATAAGGAGGCTGAGTTTACTTATGATTGTCCTTTAACGTCAGATGAATATATCGATATCTCGAATTTGAAAGGGCAGGAGAAGACTAAGAGGGCACTTCTTATAAGCGCTGCAGGATTTCATAATCTGCTGCTTTTGGGGAGCCCGGGTTGCGGAAAGACACTGGCAGGGAAAATGCTTGCAGGCATTATGCCGAAGCTCAGTCCTGAAGAGTTATCCGATGTTTATTCAATGACTGAACTTGTTGAAGGCGAGAATGCGAAGATCAGTCTTGAAAGACCTGTGCGCATGATCGGTCCTAATATAACTGTCGGAAAACTTCTCGGGAGTTCAGTGAGCTTAACGCCAGGTGAACTTGCACTTGCTAATCACGGAATACTGTTTGCTGATGAGCTTCCTCTATATAACTCCGAAGTGATCGACTTTTTGAGAAAGCCTCTTGAAGAACGCAAAGTTCATCTGATGAAGAAAGGTAATCTCTATTCCTTTGATACTAACTTCATATTCCTGGGAACTGGAAATCCCTGTAAATGCGGCCTTTATTACGAGAAAGGTGATAAGTGCAGATGTAATCCTAATGAGATAAGCAGATATATGTCTAAAATGTCCGGACCTTTTCTTGAGCGGATAGATCTTTTCAGCGAGATGAGATCCATATCAGGCAAGGACATGGCTTGTATCTATACAGGTGACAAAGAAGGCGAGAGCTTAAAGTACAGAGAGATTGTTCAAAGATGCTGGGATTTGGCACACAAAAGGTATGGAGCCGGGCTCTTAAACGGTACTTTTCCTGACGGGGACATCAGAGATGTTTTAAGGATCCCTGAAAAGTCAGTTAAATATGCATCCGAAGTGTCGGACAAGGGTTTCTTTACGGCAAGAGGATTTACCAGAGTCTTAAGAGTTGCAAGAACGATAGCAGATATAAAAGAAGCACCTGATGTTACAGTTGAAGACATTGCGGAAGCAGTTCAATACAGGAGGAGAGATTTCTGA
- a CDS encoding uncharacterized membrane protein HdeD (DUF308 family), whose product MTSSNTKRLPTYIGGIFAIIAGFFFITLPEISSGVIGLLFGIVLFIAGITEVIGYVITIKQFREENYGKAAGAEIVLVYSIILMVLGGFFILKPDIVLQLLSTIVGLFFLVDGIVKLRQEIFLFVKKDLYSWMLLIMAVLLIVAGVVLLANAFNGTRNIIVFSGCAFVVSGLETCFLGLFKKKDKKAR is encoded by the coding sequence ATGACTTCTAGCAACACCAAGAGATTACCAACATATATCGGCGGCATCTTTGCGATAATCGCAGGGTTCTTCTTTATTACGCTGCCTGAGATCTCTTCTGGTGTTATTGGTCTCTTATTTGGCATTGTTCTCTTTATCGCCGGAATTACCGAAGTAATCGGTTATGTGATTACGATAAAGCAGTTCAGGGAAGAAAACTACGGTAAGGCTGCCGGTGCTGAGATCGTTCTTGTCTATTCCATTATTCTGATGGTGCTTGGCGGATTCTTTATCTTAAAACCTGATATCGTTCTGCAGCTTTTATCGACCATTGTAGGTCTGTTCTTCCTTGTTGACGGAATCGTAAAGCTCAGACAGGAGATATTCCTGTTTGTAAAAAAGGACCTCTACAGCTGGATGCTTTTGATCATGGCTGTGTTATTGATCGTTGCAGGAGTTGTTCTTCTTGCAAATGCGTTTAACGGCACAAGGAATATAATCGTTTTCTCGGGATGCGCATTTGTGGTGAGCGGACTTGAGACCTGCTTTTTGGGACTCTTTAAAAAGAAAGATAAAAAAGCCCGCTAA
- a CDS encoding DNA polymerase I: protein MSTLLLVDGNSIINRAYYAVIGRAPMTAPDGTPTGAVNGFFNSVLGVMKEYNPDHMCVLFDRREPTFRHKMSVDYKANRKGMPDDLAAQMPVVKNILDLYGIKRMELAGYEADDLIGTLSKQGEEQGMNVYIFSGDHDDFQLISDKVSVIMPQSGKGKEPRVLFDRKMFEDTYGVKPEVFVQVKALMGDNSDNIKGVEKVGEKTAFKLIADYGSCEEVFNNADKLSPALGERVKNSKELLDLNIKLCTIDRESPVEENAKDCVYPSSTRDFPALSGVLSRLALKSLIKKLDLEDVKPAGFVTTEEVDDFVTGIKDQVESCLKSGLNIKYEAPSSFDFENLNCGIDFVDISSGNKIIILDWNSKTFYVIDPDEFNKLSSGKKVIPASYEYKDRSKIIKEPLKSVESVFDCEIAGYVLNVLSGKPDLQRLYESIIKSAYPVEEKKGPVKQLSLFDEITEDDGSSKVEETASKLLAVTAIAKVISRDIENDKDLKSLLYDIEFPLVITLDKIERNGMHVSGKRLSELHSEYTKRLEDISARVYDECGTEFNISSPKQLADVLYGPKYLNLPSGKKGKSGDFSTGIDELKRLRHMSPAIDNIIKYRELSKLDSTYAVGLARAIRSDSRIHTTFTQAMTNTGRLSSTEPNLQNIPVRTEEGSRLREAFTAEEGKILVDADYSQIELRLLAALSGDEVMCSAFLEGEDIHKRTAAKVYGVTEDMVTHKMRATAKTVNFSIIYGISDYGLATDLGISYKEASDLIKEYNNQFPGVTSYLEALRNSGEEKGYAVTMYGRKRILNELKSQNRNIKNFGYRAAMNTPIQGTAADIIKIAMNRVSKALEEKLPTAKLVMQVHDELICECNIEDKDLCASILKEEMEKAASLSVPLLAEVGFGKDWLEAK from the coding sequence ATGAGTACACTCCTTCTTGTTGACGGCAATTCGATTATTAACAGAGCTTATTATGCCGTAATAGGCAGAGCTCCCATGACTGCGCCTGACGGAACTCCCACTGGAGCCGTAAACGGTTTCTTTAATTCCGTTCTGGGCGTAATGAAAGAATATAACCCTGATCATATGTGCGTTCTTTTCGACAGGAGAGAGCCCACATTCAGACATAAGATGAGCGTTGATTATAAGGCTAACCGCAAGGGCATGCCTGACGATCTTGCTGCACAGATGCCTGTTGTAAAGAACATCCTTGACCTTTACGGAATCAAGAGAATGGAACTTGCAGGATACGAAGCTGACGATCTTATCGGCACTTTGTCAAAGCAGGGCGAAGAGCAGGGAATGAATGTCTATATCTTCTCCGGCGACCACGACGATTTCCAGCTTATCTCAGACAAGGTATCTGTCATCATGCCCCAGTCCGGCAAAGGAAAAGAGCCCAGAGTCTTATTTGACCGCAAGATGTTCGAAGATACATACGGAGTAAAGCCTGAAGTATTTGTTCAGGTAAAGGCCCTCATGGGTGATAACTCCGATAACATCAAGGGCGTTGAAAAGGTAGGCGAAAAGACTGCATTTAAGCTTATCGCAGACTATGGTTCTTGCGAAGAAGTTTTCAATAACGCTGATAAGTTATCTCCGGCATTGGGAGAGAGAGTTAAGAATTCAAAAGAACTTTTAGATCTTAATATCAAGCTCTGCACAATCGACAGGGAGTCTCCTGTTGAAGAAAATGCAAAAGACTGCGTTTATCCTTCATCTACCAGAGATTTTCCTGCTTTGTCCGGCGTTCTTAGCCGTCTGGCATTAAAGTCACTTATCAAGAAACTCGATCTGGAAGATGTTAAGCCTGCCGGATTCGTAACTACTGAAGAAGTCGATGACTTCGTAACGGGGATTAAGGATCAGGTCGAATCCTGCTTAAAGTCAGGACTTAATATCAAGTATGAAGCGCCTTCTTCTTTTGATTTCGAAAACCTTAACTGCGGTATTGATTTTGTTGATATTTCATCCGGAAACAAGATCATTATTCTCGACTGGAATTCCAAGACATTCTATGTAATTGATCCGGATGAGTTTAATAAGTTAAGTTCCGGCAAAAAGGTCATTCCTGCTTCATATGAATATAAGGACAGATCCAAGATCATTAAGGAACCTTTAAAGTCGGTTGAATCTGTTTTCGACTGCGAGATAGCAGGATATGTACTTAATGTGCTTTCAGGCAAGCCTGATCTTCAGAGGCTTTATGAGAGCATCATCAAATCCGCTTATCCCGTTGAGGAAAAGAAGGGACCTGTAAAGCAGCTCTCATTATTTGATGAGATCACAGAAGATGACGGTTCTTCCAAAGTCGAAGAGACTGCATCAAAGCTTCTTGCTGTTACGGCGATCGCGAAAGTGATCTCACGTGATATCGAAAACGATAAGGATCTTAAGAGTCTTCTTTACGACATCGAATTTCCGCTTGTAATCACTCTTGATAAGATCGAGAGAAACGGCATGCATGTATCAGGCAAGAGGCTTTCCGAACTTCATAGCGAATATACAAAGCGTTTAGAAGATATCAGCGCCAGAGTTTACGATGAGTGTGGAACTGAGTTTAATATCTCATCACCCAAGCAGCTTGCAGATGTCTTGTACGGACCAAAGTATCTGAATCTTCCTTCAGGCAAGAAGGGCAAGAGCGGTGATTTTTCGACAGGAATCGACGAGCTTAAGAGATTAAGACATATGTCTCCTGCGATAGATAACATCATTAAGTACAGAGAACTCTCAAAGCTCGATTCCACATATGCAGTAGGACTAGCGAGGGCCATCAGGAGCGATTCGAGGATCCATACTACATTTACCCAGGCAATGACTAATACCGGAAGATTATCTTCTACAGAACCTAATCTTCAGAACATTCCCGTAAGGACCGAAGAAGGCTCAAGATTAAGAGAAGCATTTACTGCTGAAGAAGGAAAGATATTGGTTGATGCCGACTATTCACAGATCGAACTCCGTCTTCTTGCGGCTTTGAGCGGTGATGAAGTAATGTGTTCTGCGTTCCTGGAGGGTGAAGACATCCATAAGAGAACTGCAGCCAAAGTCTATGGCGTTACTGAAGACATGGTTACTCACAAGATGAGAGCAACTGCAAAGACCGTTAACTTCAGTATCATCTACGGCATCTCCGATTACGGTCTTGCTACTGATCTCGGTATCAGCTACAAGGAAGCATCTGACCTCATTAAGGAATATAACAACCAGTTCCCGGGTGTCACTTCATATCTTGAAGCTTTAAGGAATTCGGGTGAGGAAAAGGGATATGCCGTAACTATGTATGGCAGAAAGAGGATCCTTAACGAACTTAAGAGCCAGAACAGGAACATTAAGAATTTCGGTTACAGAGCGGCAATGAATACGCCCATCCAGGGTACTGCTGCTGACATTATAAAGATCGCTATGAACCGTGTTTCAAAAGCATTGGAAGAAAAGCTCCCTACGGCAAAACTCGTAATGCAGGTGCACGACGAACTCATATGCGAATGCAACATTGAAGATAAGGACCTTTGTGCTTCAATTCTTAAAGAAGAGATGGAAAAAGCAGCTTCATTAAGCGTGCCGCTCCTTGCAGAGGTCGGATTCGGAAAGGACTGGCTGGAAGCTAAATAA
- a CDS encoding vancomycin permeability regulator SanA, with the protein MTRVKSDSKVKKVIFKIFIVLVVLGLLGVLAVSLLNLHVIGDTKSEVYSLENFESSNECHFEAVIVLGCAVWDNGPSPMLADRLRTAAAVYKTGCADYILVTGDSENPVKYDETGAMKTFLIDEGIPEDKIVCDPLGLSTYESMIRAKTLYNISSAVVVTTEFHVPRSVYDAKAFGIVSVGVEAINSGYVIKPYNYVREFIARGKDFFYALIKPGY; encoded by the coding sequence ATGACAAGAGTAAAGAGTGACAGCAAGGTAAAGAAGGTCATATTCAAGATCTTTATCGTATTAGTCGTTTTGGGACTTTTAGGTGTTCTTGCGGTCTCTTTGTTGAACCTTCATGTAATCGGTGATACGAAGTCTGAGGTCTATTCTCTTGAAAATTTTGAATCTTCTAATGAATGCCATTTTGAAGCAGTTATCGTTTTAGGCTGTGCTGTTTGGGACAATGGCCCAAGTCCGATGCTTGCTGACAGATTAAGGACAGCGGCTGCTGTATATAAGACCGGCTGTGCTGACTATATCCTGGTTACAGGTGACAGCGAAAATCCCGTTAAATACGATGAGACCGGAGCCATGAAGACTTTCCTTATCGATGAAGGAATTCCTGAAGACAAGATAGTCTGTGATCCGTTGGGACTTTCGACTTATGAATCGATGATCAGAGCAAAGACTCTCTATAACATTTCAAGTGCAGTTGTTGTTACGACTGAATTCCATGTTCCAAGGTCTGTTTACGATGCAAAAGCTTTTGGTATAGTATCTGTAGGAGTCGAAGCTATTAATTCCGGATATGTTATTAAGCCGTATAATTATGTCAGGGAGTTTATAGCTCGCGGCAAAGACTTTTTCTATGCATTGATCAAACCGGGTTATTGA
- a CDS encoding dephospho-CoA kinase — protein sequence MFVLGITGGIGSGKSTVSGLLAERGLMVLDADEISRSVTGPMGRAMPEIAETFGKRVVSSNGALNRKAMSDIAFSDKNKLDKLSSIIHRHVFEQIDETLQKEKEKGTKCVVLDVPIPVNKFRELCNQIWVVTCDKDVRLARLQKRGMEKEEAERRIAVQMTDDEYCELGDHAIDNSWDLEDLKDKVEVLIREQLYERGIRI from the coding sequence ATGTTTGTATTAGGTATTACAGGCGGTATAGGAAGCGGAAAGAGCACGGTAAGCGGGCTTTTGGCAGAAAGAGGACTTATGGTCCTTGATGCTGATGAGATCTCAAGAAGCGTAACAGGTCCCATGGGCAGGGCAATGCCTGAGATCGCTGAGACTTTCGGAAAGAGAGTCGTATCTTCCAACGGCGCACTTAACAGGAAGGCCATGTCTGATATTGCTTTTTCTGATAAGAATAAACTCGATAAATTAAGTTCTATCATTCACAGACATGTTTTCGAGCAGATCGATGAGACATTGCAGAAGGAAAAAGAGAAGGGTACAAAGTGCGTCGTTCTTGACGTTCCGATCCCGGTTAATAAGTTCCGTGAATTATGCAATCAAATCTGGGTCGTAACATGCGATAAGGATGTGCGCCTTGCAAGACTCCAGAAGCGCGGAATGGAAAAGGAAGAGGCTGAAAGAAGGATCGCAGTCCAGATGACTGACGATGAGTACTGCGAATTAGGCGACCACGCTATTGATAACTCATGGGATTTGGAAGACCTTAAGGATAAGGTTGAAGTCCTGATCCGCGAGCAGCTCTATGAGAGAGGTATCAGGATATGA
- a CDS encoding DNA protecting protein DprA, with product MWDEITNRKADYFYSAVMLNTDINYRTLNELAERNVFRSYRDLYDKELLNRIANEEFDLKPDTVYKIKRLLDSYVDIKKIVTKYEKISMENRINVVSVLDKAYPYNWKVLSGMPKVFYTRGNYALIDTMTLQGSVAVVGSRNPSRYAQYATDKICKELGNKGITIVSGMAAGIDRQAHISSVNTDGGTVAVLAGGVDNIYPPANKDIYDLISMNGLLISEMPPGQIPLRRYFPSRNRLIAGLSDCTLIMEAGNCSGTLHTASFAANQGKEVFVLPNNIYYENAKGGLKLLEDGGNVLLGADSVIDSVTRSLMYKHMELGCASELNFRNDKDDFTDKIDINALRELSKVRPDMLTDENWKTIITDALTLKPLCADELCTVTMLPFYKVSILLTELELNGTVCQEKGKYSLTFV from the coding sequence ATGTGGGATGAGATAACAAACAGGAAGGCTGATTATTTTTATTCGGCTGTCATGCTTAATACCGATATTAATTACAGGACTCTTAATGAACTTGCAGAAAGAAATGTTTTCAGATCTTACAGGGACTTATACGATAAAGAACTGCTTAACAGGATTGCAAATGAAGAATTTGATCTGAAGCCAGATACAGTCTATAAGATTAAAAGGCTTCTGGATTCTTATGTGGATATTAAAAAGATCGTAACTAAATACGAGAAGATCTCAATGGAGAACCGTATAAATGTGGTATCAGTACTTGATAAAGCATATCCGTATAATTGGAAAGTCTTAAGCGGAATGCCAAAGGTCTTTTATACCAGAGGGAATTATGCCCTGATCGATACCATGACTCTTCAAGGTTCTGTTGCGGTTGTAGGTTCAAGAAATCCAAGCAGGTATGCCCAGTATGCAACGGATAAGATCTGTAAAGAACTTGGAAATAAAGGGATAACGATAGTTTCCGGAATGGCCGCAGGTATTGACCGGCAGGCTCATATTTCATCTGTTAATACTGACGGAGGTACGGTTGCAGTTTTGGCCGGAGGCGTAGATAACATTTATCCTCCTGCAAATAAGGATATTTACGATCTTATAAGCATGAATGGCCTCCTGATATCTGAAATGCCGCCCGGGCAGATACCTTTAAGGCGTTATTTTCCGTCGAGAAACAGACTTATTGCAGGCCTTTCAGACTGCACATTGATCATGGAAGCCGGTAATTGCTCAGGCACCCTTCATACGGCTTCGTTTGCAGCTAACCAGGGAAAAGAAGTATTTGTACTGCCGAATAATATCTACTACGAAAATGCAAAGGGCGGATTAAAGCTCTTGGAAGACGGCGGAAATGTCCTGCTTGGTGCTGACAGCGTTATAGACAGCGTAACAAGATCTCTAATGTATAAGCACATGGAACTCGGATGCGCTTCTGAATTAAATTTCAGGAATGATAAGGATGATTTTACCGATAAGATCGATATCAATGCTCTAAGAGAACTCTCTAAAGTCAGACCGGATATGTTGACCGATGAGAACTGGAAGACGATAATTACTGATGCGCTTACGTTAAAACCCCTTTGCGCAGATGAATTGTGTACTGTCACAATGCTCCCGTTTTATAAGGTTTCGATCCTTTTGACAGAGCTTGAGCTTAATGGGACAGTTTGTCAGGAGAAGGGTAAGTACTCGTTGACATTTGTATAA